In the Oscarella lobularis chromosome 14, ooOscLobu1.1, whole genome shotgun sequence genome, one interval contains:
- the LOC136195731 gene encoding ubiquitin carboxyl-terminal hydrolase 9X-like isoform X2 yields the protein MKVSGGGDPNSQEGGGQNASDSGGGDGSRLNVSGGLPPLREDEESGGGGGGGGGGEIERSVPPDQPPPYESVVAADERPPSSPPPSTTENVGEADFPVKVLQKLDDSLNRTKWIVPVTPRGDLEVLLLAAIQLCKRGLDSQSEPCQRFFRDGLYSSFVKILTDEAVCSWKAEIQQYIQENNLRLVQLCVLKLNDDVLHLLDLLAMVLSSSSRFHLVNNAKTSENSDYAFSDVVYAKPTEPKPKGWLVDLVNAFGSYNGFDVLRKRVLEGSNLNVQIMAALIRPFGGCADVLTLECLQKYVIPCADRMLEVLESLTDDDLKKEAKNEAKNDAFPSLFRSLKVVYRGDPDRKEMIQKVEEFRMRMILRLLQISSFNGKMNALNEVNKMVLASYGSSSYGRQYEEDETVGAETLVLWIKKNEVLTIVLRDNLHQPQYVEKLEKILQFMIRQKALNQADLDAIWAAQAGKHDAIVKNIHDLLAKLAWNFSAEQLDHLFHCFQESWVQAGKRQREKLIELIRRLAEDDKDGVMAGKVLGLLWNLAHSEDCPTEIMDQALNAHIKILDYSCAAERDQHKSLWLERCLAELKSDTWVLPAIKMMRDIFTMYIEAPHGSSTGHSNYYYRQDMIQNVDSQSSLIELLTTNLECYMSKVRKHCEVNPGATPEDVVLDGRTNHEQQVNDRLTFLKFVLKDGRLYLSLSHAIKIWTCLAKKAVFPSDREACFKWFSKVMGEDPDLEPLGYKQFFEDHVMNLDPALLTESGMKCFDRAFKLVNQNSHKLIAKRHKFVTSNLFMTGIDYIWKVILCGADEIVFKAIELMKDVHTHLSPTLLTRQVAIHVDFIGKCFEHLETSFEVLKVRLEAPERHVHVTQMVRCLTLLREYIAQCDDAHKGERTFLPHGKSSLGKHIMLTVRFPLPSGRQEDLEVSTHGNESLGALRRKIIRLKKGSSSQGIKIDLFLNGEVVNPVEDRRLMHQLSIRERAVLSAKIRYKRHGSPSQDSSSDSSTNSPPTLFDSTSSSETEQSLPGVIMARDPKHCSLLLQIGQMGSQLNASILRDRARELLDLIPSDQKILEKICQCKDKGGFKQLEEMCFQLPPLHTLYHLEVLQSLLLPATSSPDDEQSDSFQLWFIENGGIRLLLKLLESPDFVKDADVNTRKSIYHVTIRLLRLFLASLGMVQAFHWAKELTSESPTKEAAACGRVEQLREALLHLPSIHSDLLLRQIVNWIGQSASKTVLDDVNLVTLETVCCIQRFAWSAAAGAAHLAKASVDAIHKAMESKPIDSESASLCKESLEVLSTLLALQPNLQESLIKERDWQTFIIDLLLMSRNRPLRLTVCDQLFLMVTRCSTTPNPLRFLLTLLFTDLSTVVSENERSSSEYFTLLCKLLSNVRQTEAFAFDAYHKLKLEVEWLKKVKADFQSSRGCTTVEDTLLEGRLKIAKELLQFQPEEVKRRLGSAENGGENLVQELVEEFLCPASKQLSLYKKGVSHLPSESMHVICSSHSTQLAAYDLLVVLCCNCIPNMERLCQLQDELFYSEHEMPLMEWEYMPPIGARPIRGFVGLKNAGATCYMNSVLQMLFMVPSVRDGILKVKGLWKEGEEEEPSFVDEKNEKNQRLNEKVDGDDGTAERGGNSADNIKAYRLGVVKQVQCIFGHLMKSRLQYYTPRGLWKAFRMGDRPVNVREQQDAMEFFNGVVDCIDEGLKTLGHEEIVSKVLGGSFADQKICKGCPHRYAREEKFMSLSVDIRYHGHLLESLEQYVKGDLLEGDNAYFCEKCNRKVDTVKRMCIKSLPPVLMIQLKRFGYDWERDCAVKFNDYMEVPRELDMEPYTVDGLAKIEGERVDVNSDDEGDDEREKSDVGDEKNKQCTKYSLAGVVVHSGQASGGHYYSFIMQRLGESGAQWYKFEDGEVSEAKMDDDEELKAQCFGGEFVGETYDHVTKRMQYRRQKRWWNGYLLFYERVDSPFTEAVNSDAGKLPVLAGAIERGIQKENLEFMHLKALFSIENFRFMRSLVDSVAPLTVVEPMKETQEKLVMLVLKLLTNFLLSYGLRTKKAIRGLAGEWVNSLLSLLKCSKYMRFWFATSALFRHPERFVEYLLECPNQEVRTAFSRLLAYLAYFSHNDGPYVNHSPVYGPASSDIIGAPTSREDQTLSDCIVEAVLNLLNKEVGEHERHISQYFYFFLTYCSFSHAERSQLLKMRVPALFIALALGEGPALIGYRHHATDLSRLYSVVSVLVRCYDVSRHMQHCVKEAEPAPNPFYELSQPEAMHPEIVEALFENQKYLKKVISENAAAEDTLQLFQFLCWENPTMSRMVLTELLYQITYAYAYELRPYLDLLYCMLMLDDSWQHARLLNCVRGFQEDQLDGILDIIRRSTNNQPKRSYQCIKMLVNLFTTSRVANELLKDESIYRPFKASVDWLGDELDKRPYGHSYSYNNWSPPAQSNESSNGYFLERSNSARQTLTKAYDLLPEDEQDEAEPMVDDDVPESESPTGALDGTVPEMSQYHNSQSYGGTSSGADQSEPDQSSPERVTWARDKSRTRVEFSRPTKTTSIDNLDQIDNIPSDSPGQVRNDETIGEADDDGDDDDDDDDNGDHGKK from the exons ATGAAAGTGTCGGGAGGCGGCGATCCCAATAGccaagaaggaggaggacaAAATGCAAGCGactccggcggcggcgacggcagtcGTTTAAACGTGAGCGGCGGACTGCCGCCGTTGcgggaagacgaagagagtggcggcggcggcggaggcggcggcggcggcgaaatcgaacgaagCGTTCCGCCGGATCAGCCGCCGCCGTACGAATCGGtggtcgccgccgacgaacggccgccgtcgtcgccaccgccgtcgacgacggaaaatgtTGGCGAAGCGGATTTTCCGGTGAAAGTGTTGCAGAAATTGGACGATAGTTTGAATCGTACGAAGTGGATTGTGCCGGTGACGCCTCGTGGCGATTTGGAGGTCTTGCTTCTGGCTGCGATACAATTGTGCAAGAGAG GCTTGGATTCTCAAAGCGAGCCGTGTCAGAGATTCTTTAGAGACGGTCTCTATTCGTCGTTTGTTAAAATTTTGACGGACGAGGCTGTCTGCTCGTGGAAAGCCGAAATTCAG CAATACATTCAAGAGAACAATCTTCGACTTGTTCAATTGTGCGTTCTCAAGttgaatgacgacgtcttgcaTCTTCTCGATCTTCTTGCAATGGTCTTAAGttcttcgtctcgcttcCACTTAGTGAACAACGCCAAAACGTCTGAAAATTCTGATTAC GCTTTTAGTGACGTAGTCTATGCGAAACCGACAGAACCTAAACCCAAG GGTTGGCTTGTTGATTTGGTGAACGCCTTTGGATCCTACAACGGATTTGACGTCTTGCGAAAGCGCGTACTCGAAGGCAGCAACCTGAACGTGCAGATCATGGCTGCGCTGATTCG ACCTTTTGGCGGCTGCGCTGACGTTTTGACTTTGGAATGCCTTCAAAAATACGTGATTCCGTGCGCCGATCGAATGCTGGAGGTGTTGGAGAGtctcaccgacgacgatttgaaaaaggaggCGAAAAACGAGGCAAAGAACGACGCTTTTCCGTCTCTATTTCGA TCTTTGAAAGTTGTTTATCGGGGCGATCCGGATCGAAAGGAGATGATTCAAAAAGTGGAGGAATTTAGAATGAGGATGATATTGAG GCTCCTTCAAATATCGTCGTTCAATGGAAAAATGAACGCTCTCAACGAAGTGAACAAAATGGTTTTGGCGTCGTACGGTTCATCGTCGTACGGACGACAATACGAGGAGGACGAAACTGTCGGCGCGGAAACGCTAGTG TTGTGGatcaagaaaaacgaagttTTGACTATCGTCTTGCGCGACAATCTTCACCAGCCTCAATACGTCGAGAAACTGGAGAAAATTTTGCAGTTCATGATTCGACAGAAGGCGTTGAATCAGGCGGATTTGGATGCCATTTGGGCCGCTCAG GCTGGAAAGCATGATGCAATCGTGAAGAACATACACGATCTTTTGGCGAAGTTGGCGTGGAATTTTTCTGCTGAGCAGCTTGATCATCTTTTTCATTGCTTTCAG GAGAGTTGGGTGCAAGCCGGAAAGCGTCAGAGGGAGAAATTGATCGAATTGATTCGGCGATTGGCTGAAGACGACAAGGATGGCGTAATGGCTGGGAAG GTGTTAGGCTTGCTATGGAACCTAGCACATTCAGAAGACTGCCCTACCGAAATAATGGATCAAGCTCTAAATGCCCACATCAAAATATTAGACTACAGCTGTGCAGCA GAACGAGATCAGCACAAGAGTTTGTGGCTTGAACGATGCCTTGCCGAGTTGAAGAGCGACACGTGGGTCCTTCCAGCGATCAAGATGATGCGAGACATTTTCACCATGTACATTGAG GCACCGCACGGCTCGTCCACTGGCCATTCGAATTACTACTATAGGCAGGACATGATTCAGAATGTCGACTCCCAATCAAGTCTGATTGAACTTCTGACGACCAATTTGGAATGCTACATGAGCAAAGTGAGAAAACACTGCGAAG TCAATCCTGGCGCAACTCCCGAGGACGTCGTCCTTGACGGTAGAACGAATCACGAACAACAGGTGAATGACCGACTGACGTTTCTCAA ATTCGTTCTCAAGGATGGGAGGCTGTACCTTTCTCTGAGCCACGCAATCAAG atttggaCTTGTTTGGCTAAGAAAGCCGTTTTTCCTTCTGATAGGGAGGCCTGTTTCAAATGGTTTTCAAAG GTTATGGGAGAAGATCCCGATTTGGAACCCCTAGGCTACAAACAGTTCTTTGAAGATCACGTCATGAATCTAGATCCCGCTCTGTTGACTGAAAGCGGAATGAA ATGTTTTGATCGTGCGTTCAAACTGGTAAACCAGAACAGTCATAAATTGATTGCAAAGAGGCACAAATTCGTCACGTCGAATCTATTCATGACCGGAATCGACTACATATGGAAG GTGATTCTATGTGGCGCTGATGAAATCGTGTTCAAGGCAATAGAACTCATGAAAGACGTTCACACTCATCTCTCGCCTACTCTATTGACCCGTCAA GTGGCCATTCACGTAGATTTCATAGGAAAATGTTTCGAGCATCTCGAGACGTCTTTCGAAGTGCTGAAAGTTCGTCTTGAGGCGCCCGAacggcacgtgcacgtcACTCAAATGGTCCGCTGTCTGACGCTTCTTCGAGAATACATCGCCcaatgcgacgacgctcACAAAGGCGAGAGAACGTTTCTGCCCCACGGAAA GTCGTCGCTTGGGAAACACATCATGTTGACCGTGCGCTTTCCTCTTCCGTCGGGACGACAGGAGGATTTGGAAGTGTCGACGCACGGCAACGAATCTTTAGGAGCGTTGCGTCGCAAGATCATACGATT GAAAAAagggtcgtcgtcgcaggGAATCAAAATCGATTTATTTCTCAACGGAGAGGTGGTGAATCCGGTGGAAGATCGCCGACTGATGCACCAGCTTTCGATTCGAGAGAGAGCG gtTTTGTCCGCGAAAATTCGTTATAAACGACACGGATCGCCGTCTCAGGATTCCTCttccgattcgtcgacgaattcgccaCCGACTCTTTTTGACAGCACTTCGAGTTCCGAGACAGAGCAAAGTCTTCCTGGAGTG ATAATGGCTAGGGATCCGAAACACTGTtcgcttctccttcaaatTGGTCAGATGGGAAGCCAGTTGAACGCGTCCATTCTTCGCGACAGGGCGCGCGAACTGTTGGACTTGATTCCGTCCGATCAGAAAATACTCGAGAAAATTTGTCAgtgcaaagacaaaggaggTTTTAAGCAACTCGAGGAGATGTGTTTTCAACTTCCTCCGCTTCACACACTCTATCATCTAGAG GTTTTGcagtcgcttcttcttcctgcgacgtcgtctcccgacgacgagcaatcGGATTCGTTTCAGCTTTGGTTCATCGAAAACGGGGGCATTCGACTGCTTCTGAAATTGCTGGAGAGTCCCGATTTCGTCAAGGACGCCGACGTGAACACGAGAAA ATCGATTTATCATGTGACTATAAGACTGCTGCGTCTCTTTCTCGCATCGCTCGGAATGGTTCAAGCGTTTCATTGGGCGAAGGAGTTGACCAGTGAAAGTCCAACGAAAGAGGCGGCCGCGTGCGGCCGAGTCGAACAGCTACGCGAAGCGCTTTTGCACCTACCTAGCATTCATTCGGACTTACTACTGAGACAGATTGTCAACTGGATAGGCCAATCGGCTTCAAAGACA GTTTTAGACGACGTGAATCTAGTCACTTTAGAAACGGTTTGTTGTATACAGCGGTTCGCCTGgagcgcggcggcgggagcCGCTCACTTAGCCAAGGCGTCAGTGGACGCGATTCACAAGGCCATGGAATCG AAACCCATTGATTCAGAGAGCGCTTCACTTTGTAAAGAATCTTTGGAG GTGCTTTCCACTCTACTCGCACTTCAGCCCAACTTGCAGGAATCCTTGATCAAAGAGCGCGACTGGCAGACGTTTATTATAGACCTATTGCTAATGAGTAGAAACAG GCCTCTTCGGCTCACTGTCTGTGATCAACTTTTCCTCATGGTGACTCGATGCTCCACGACGCCGAACcctcttcgtttccttctcACGCTCTTGTTCACTGATCTATCC ACTGTAGTTTCGGAGAACGAACGGTCTTCTTCCGAATATTTCACTCTTCTTTGCAA ATTGCTAAGCAATGTGCGGCAGACGGAGGCGTTTGCTTTCGACGCCTATCACAAACTGAAACTCGAAGTGGAGTGGCtgaaaaaagtcaaa GCTGACTTCCAGTCGTCTCGAGGCTGTACGACAGTCGAAGATACTCTTCTCGAAGGTCGCTTAAAAATTGCGAAAGAACTGTTGCAATTTCAACCGGAAGAAGTGAAGCGTCGACTCGGATCAGCAGAAAATGGGGGCGAGAACCTCGTCCAGGAGCTCGTCGAAGAGTTTCTCTGCCCGGCGTCGAAGCAGCTCAGTCTCTACAAAAAGGGAGTCT CTCATCTTCCCTCTGAGTCGATGCACGTGATTTGTTCGTCGCATTCTACGCAACTTGCTGCCTATGATCTACTTGTCGTCTTGTGCTGCAACTGCATTCCTAATATGGAACGACTCTGCCAGCTTCAGGACGAACTTTTCTACTCTG AACACGAAATGCCGTTGATGGAGTGGGAATACATGCCTCCCATTGGCGCTAGACCGATCCGTGGTTTTGTTGGACTAAAAAATGCCGGAGCCACGTGCTACATGAATTCCGTTTTGCAAATg CTGTTTATGGTTCCCTCGGTGCGAGACGGCATTCTCAAAGTCAAAGGCCTGtggaaagaaggcgaagaagaggagccgtcgttcgtcgacgaaaagaacgaaaaaaatcag CGTCTAAACGAAAAAgtagacggcgacgatggaaCGGCGGAAAGGGGGGGCAACAGCGCGGACAACATCAAGGCGTATCGCTTGGGCGTCGTGAAGCAAGTCCAATGCATTTTCGGTCATTTGATGAAGAGTCGCCTTCAGTATTACACGCCACGGGGTCTCTGGAAAGCGTTCAG AATGGGCGATCGGCCGGTGAACGTGCGCGAACAACAGGACGCCATGGAGTTCTTCAACGGCGTTGTGGACTGCATAGACGAGGGCTTGAAAACGTTGGGTCACGAGGAAATCGTGTCGAAGGTTCTCGGCGGTTCTTTTGCCGATCAGAAAATTTGCAAAGGCTGTCCGCACCGATACGCTCGCGAGGAGAAATTCATGTCGCTCTCCGTGGACATTCGCTATCACGGTCATCTCCTCGAGTCGTTGGAGCAGTACGTCAAAGGCGATTTGCTCGAGGGCGATAACGCGTATTTCTGCGAGAAATGCAACAGAAAG GTTGACACGGTGAAGAGAATGTGCATCAAATCGTTGCCTCCTGTGCTGATGATACAGCTCAAACGATTCGGCTACGATTGGGAACG TGACTGCGCTGTCAAATTCAACGACTACATGGAAGTTCCGCGCGAACTCGACATGGAACCGTACACTGTCGACGGCCTGGCGAAAATCGAAggcgaacgcgtcgacgtgaacagcgacgacgaaggcgacgacgagagagaaaaaagcgacgtgGGAGACGAGAAGAATAAGCAATGCACTAAGTACAGTCTTGCTGGCGTCGTCGTACACAGCGGCCAGGCAAGCGGAGGCCACTACTACAGTTTCATAATGCAGAG GTTGGGCGAAAGTGGGGCTCAGTGGTACAAATTTGAAGACGGCGAAGTGTCCGAAGCGAAgatggacgacgacgag GAATTGAAAGCTCAATGCTTCGGTGGCgaattcgtcggcgagacgTACGACCACGTTACGAAAAG GATGCAGTATCGTCGTCAGAAGCGCTGGTGGAACGGCTACCTGCTGTTCTACGAACGCGTCGATTCGCCCTTCACCG AGGCGGTCAACAGCGATGCGGGAAAACTGCCTGTTCTTGCCGGCGCAATCGAGCGCGGAatacagaaagaaaatctcGAATTTATGCATCTGAAGGCGTTGTTCAGTATAGAAAATTTTCGTTTCATGAGAAGCCTCGTCGATTCGGTCGCCCCTCTCACTGTCGTCGAGCCGATG AAGGAAACGCAGGAGAAATTGGTCATGCTCGTTTTAAAGCTCTTGACGAATTTCTTGCTTTCCTACGGCCTTCgaacgaaaaaggcgataCGAGGATTGGCCGGCGAATGGGTCAACAGTCTCCTGTCGTTGCTCAAGTGCAGTAAGTATATGCGTTTCTGGTTTGCTACATCGGCGCTCTTTCGCCATCCGGAACGCTTCGTGGAGTATCTCCTCGAGTGTCCCAATCAAGAA GTTCGCACGGCTTTTAGTCGCCTTCTTGCCTACCTTGCTTACTTTTCCCACAACGACGGCCCCTACGTCAATCACTCGCCTGTCTACGGTCCTGCCTCCTCTGACATTATTGGAG CTCCGACGTCTCGCGAAGATCAAACCCTTAGCGACTGCATCGTAGAAGCCGTTCTCAATCTCCTAAACAAGGAAGTGGGCGAACACGAGCGTCACATCAGCCAGTATTTCTACTTCTTTCTGACGTACTGCTCTTTCTCTCATGCCGAG cgTTCTCAATTGCTGAAAATGCGCGTACCGGCCTTATTCATAGCGCTCGCTTTGGGCGAGGGTCCCGCTCTGATTGGCTACCGGCACCACGCGACCGATTTGTCGCGTCTGTATAGCGTCGTGTCGGTGCTCGTGCGTTGCTACGACGTATCCCGTCACATGCAGCATTGCGTCAAG GAAGCCGAACCGGCTCCAAATCCGTTCTACGAGCTGTCTCAGCCGGAGGCAATGCACCCAGAAATTGTCGAGGCTTTGTTTGAGAATCAGAA GTATCTGAAAAAGGTCATTAGCGAAAACGCTGCTGCTGAAGACACTTTGCAATTATTTCAA TTTCTTTGTTGGGAAAATCCTACGATGTCGCGCATGGTTTTAACCGAATTGCTCTATCAG ATTACGTACGCGTACGCGTACGAACTCCGACCCTACTTGGATTTGCTCTACTGTATGCTCATGCTGGACGACTCCTGGCAGCATGCTCGTCTCCTAAACTGCGTCAGAG GATTCCAAGAAGATCAGCTTGACGGTATCTTGGATATAATTCGCAGATCAACAAATAACCAGCCGAAGAGATCGTACCAGTGCATCAAAATGCTTGTCAATCTGTTCACAAC ATCTCGAGTGGCGAATGAACTTCTCAAAGACGAGTCCATTTACCGACCTTTTAAAGCGTCAGTCGATTGGCTAGGAGACGAACTCGACAAA CGTCCCTACGGTCACTCATATTCGTACAACAACTGGTCTCCGCCAGCGCAGTCAAACGAATCGTCCAACGG ATATTTTCTGGAACGGTCGAACAGCGCCAGACAGACACTTACAAAAGCCTACGATTTACTACCGGAAGAC GAGCAAGACGAAGCGGAGCCGAtggtcgacgatgacgttccCGAAAGCGAGAGTCCGACGGGAGCGCTTGACGGGACCGTACCGGAGATGAGTCAGTACCACAACAGTCAGTCCTACGGCGGGACGTCGTCGGGTGCGGACCAGTCGGAGCCGGACCAATCGTCGCCGGAACGCGTTACGTGGGCGCGCGACAAGTCGAGGACTCGCGTGGAATTCTCGCgaccgacgaaaacgacgtcgatcgacaATTTGGACCAGATTGACAATATTCCGAGCGACAGTCCCGGCCAAgtgcgaaacgacgaaacgatcggcgaagcggacgacgatggcgacgacgacgacgacgacgacgacaacgggGACCATGGCAAAAAGTAA